Proteins from a single region of Microbacterium sp. zg-Y818:
- the rplK gene encoding 50S ribosomal protein L11, whose protein sequence is MAPKKKVTGLIKLQIKAGAANPAPPIGPALGQHGVNIMEFCKAYNAATESQRGNVIPVEITVYEDRSFTFVLKTPPAAELIKKAAGVAKGSQTPHTTKVGKLTKEQVRQIAETKQPDLNANDIEAASKIIAGTARSMGITVED, encoded by the coding sequence ATGGCACCCAAGAAAAAGGTGACCGGCCTGATCAAGCTCCAGATCAAGGCCGGCGCCGCGAACCCCGCGCCGCCGATCGGTCCGGCGCTCGGTCAGCACGGCGTCAACATCATGGAGTTCTGCAAGGCGTACAACGCCGCGACCGAGTCGCAGCGCGGCAACGTCATCCCCGTGGAGATCACCGTCTACGAGGACCGCAGCTTCACGTTCGTCCTGAAGACGCCGCCGGCCGCGGAGCTCATCAAGAAGGCCGCCGGAGTGGCCAAGGGCTCGCAGACGCCGCACACCACCAAGGTGGGCAAGCTCACCAAGGAGCAGGTGCGTCAGATCGCCGAGACCAAGCAGCCTGACCTGAACGCGAACGACATCGAGGCCGCCTCGAAGATCATCGCCGGCACCGCCCGCTCCATGGGCATCACGGTTGAGGACTGA
- the rplA gene encoding 50S ribosomal protein L1: MAKSKVYNAAAEKLEPGKFYSSTEAVQLAKETGSKKFDSTVEVALKLAVDPRKADQMVRGTVILPHGTGKTARVIVFATGPAAEAAIAAGADEVGGAELIEKVAGGWTNFDAAVSTPELMGQVGRLGKVLGPRGLMPNPKTGTVTPNPAKAVEEIKGGKIEFRVDKHANVHFVIGKASFSAEQLDENFKAALEEIVRLKPSSSKGRYIQKGAMSTTFGPGIPLDVNVF, from the coding sequence ATGGCTAAGTCCAAGGTTTACAACGCAGCGGCCGAGAAGCTCGAGCCCGGCAAGTTCTACTCGTCCACCGAGGCCGTTCAGCTGGCCAAGGAGACCGGGTCGAAGAAGTTCGACTCGACCGTCGAGGTCGCGCTCAAGCTCGCCGTCGACCCGCGCAAGGCGGACCAGATGGTCCGTGGCACGGTCATCCTGCCGCACGGCACGGGCAAGACCGCCCGCGTCATCGTGTTCGCGACGGGCCCGGCGGCCGAGGCCGCCATCGCCGCGGGCGCGGATGAGGTCGGCGGCGCCGAGCTCATCGAGAAGGTCGCCGGTGGCTGGACCAACTTCGACGCCGCGGTCTCCACGCCCGAGCTCATGGGCCAGGTCGGTCGCCTCGGTAAGGTGCTGGGTCCCCGTGGCCTCATGCCCAACCCGAAGACCGGCACCGTGACCCCCAACCCGGCCAAGGCCGTGGAGGAGATCAAGGGCGGAAAGATCGAGTTCCGTGTCGACAAGCACGCCAACGTGCACTTCGTCATCGGCAAGGCGTCGTTCTCGGCCGAGCAGCTGGACGAGAACTTCAAGGCCGCGCTCGAAGAGATCGTGCGTCTGAAGCCGTCGAGCTCCAAGGGCCGTTACATCCAGAAGGGTGCCATGTCGACCACGTTCGGCCCCGGCATCCCGCTGGACGTCAACGTCTTCTGA
- a CDS encoding dihydrofolate reductase family protein — protein sequence MRELTYYVAVTLDGYIAGPGGEFGSFVFDGDHMDAINDRFADTIPTHLAQALGIEQPRTTFDTVLMGWNTYAVGLPESPSPYRHLRQFLFSRTRTAADLTGDRVNLTVTAEDPVAVVRDLKREQGADIWLCGGATLASALVDDIDRLVLKRHPVRFGDGIPLFAPSGYAPQRFDEVATTAYRSGVVVSEYVRAG from the coding sequence ATGCGCGAACTCACCTACTACGTCGCCGTAACCCTCGACGGATACATCGCCGGCCCGGGCGGCGAGTTCGGCTCCTTCGTGTTCGACGGCGACCACATGGACGCCATCAACGACCGGTTCGCCGACACCATCCCGACGCACCTGGCACAAGCGCTCGGCATCGAACAGCCGCGCACCACGTTCGACACGGTTCTCATGGGGTGGAACACCTACGCGGTTGGCCTGCCAGAATCGCCGAGCCCGTACCGCCACCTGCGGCAGTTCCTGTTCTCCCGCACCCGCACGGCCGCGGATCTGACCGGCGACCGGGTCAACCTCACGGTCACCGCCGAGGACCCCGTCGCGGTGGTGCGCGACCTCAAGCGCGAGCAGGGCGCCGACATCTGGCTGTGCGGTGGCGCGACTCTCGCCAGTGCTCTGGTCGACGACATCGATCGCCTCGTGCTCAAGCGGCATCCAGTCCGCTTCGGCGACGGCATCCCCCTGTTCGCGCCGAGCGGCTATGCCCCGCAGCGTTTCGACGAGGTCGCCACCACGGCTTACCGCTCGGGCGTCGTGGTGTCGGAATACGTTCGCGCCGGCTGA
- a CDS encoding TetR/AcrR family transcriptional regulator has protein sequence MARNDERRRLLADAGLTVLAEEGSRGLTHRAVDEAAGVPIGTASNYFRSREALITGLVDRIGERLAPDPAALQERAARPPSRALFTEYLRDIVHRLSENRDVTIALFELRLESMRRPEVAQLLGSWRRGGFEGDVAFNQQAGLPGGRREIALFHYAIDGLLFDRLGTPIDPETPTDAVVDALVAGLLPAAAD, from the coding sequence GTGGCCAGAAACGATGAACGCCGACGACTGCTGGCCGATGCCGGACTCACCGTGCTGGCCGAGGAAGGCTCCCGGGGGCTCACGCACCGCGCGGTGGACGAGGCCGCGGGTGTACCCATCGGCACAGCGTCGAACTACTTCCGTAGTCGTGAGGCGCTCATCACCGGCCTGGTCGACCGTATCGGTGAGCGGCTCGCGCCCGATCCAGCGGCTTTGCAGGAGCGCGCCGCACGACCGCCGAGTCGTGCCCTGTTCACCGAATACCTCCGGGACATCGTGCATCGGCTGTCCGAGAACCGTGACGTCACGATCGCCCTGTTCGAGTTGCGATTGGAGAGCATGCGCCGCCCGGAGGTCGCGCAGTTGCTGGGATCGTGGCGGCGCGGCGGCTTCGAAGGCGATGTCGCGTTCAATCAACAGGCAGGGCTCCCCGGCGGGCGCAGGGAGATCGCGCTGTTCCACTATGCGATCGACGGGTTGTTGTTCGATCGCCTCGGGACCCCTATCGACCCGGAGACGCCGACGGACGCTGTTGTCGACGCCCTCGTCGCGGGACTGCTTCCCGCTGCTGCGGACTGA
- a CDS encoding NADP-dependent oxidoreductase: MRFRPLRSTTVPDAGAVVVSDPPPTMRAVVFDHPGGAEVLRVDDVPVPSPVLSEVLVRVVAAGVNPIDAKTRGGAGATAGITSYPSTLGFDFSGVVVKSPYESHPLPPGTEVYGMVPFPRSGGTYAEYAVVPTLSVARKPASLSHAEAAGVPLAALTAWGLVVETAHAHEGQRILIHAGSGGVGHFAVQLAAYFGAHVTATGSERNLPWLRELGASVVIDYATTRFEDVAGDVDVVIDLVGNVHDDTGSRSLSVLRPGGLYILVPTGGWPGYAEAAAAAGVRATSYKVIPDGGVLATLSRLLESGSIRVFLDRVFDLDEAAAAHTELERGHTRGKSVLRVSDD, encoded by the coding sequence ATGCGATTCCGGCCGCTGAGATCGACCACCGTCCCCGACGCCGGGGCCGTCGTCGTCTCCGATCCCCCACCCACGATGCGCGCCGTCGTCTTCGACCACCCCGGCGGGGCCGAGGTCCTGCGGGTCGACGACGTGCCGGTGCCGAGCCCCGTCCTCAGTGAGGTGCTGGTGCGCGTCGTCGCCGCCGGCGTGAACCCGATCGATGCGAAGACCCGCGGCGGCGCCGGGGCGACCGCGGGCATCACGTCGTATCCGAGCACCCTGGGCTTCGACTTCAGTGGCGTCGTGGTGAAGTCCCCGTACGAGTCGCACCCGCTCCCGCCGGGCACCGAGGTCTACGGCATGGTGCCGTTCCCCCGCTCGGGCGGCACGTACGCGGAGTACGCGGTCGTGCCCACGCTGTCGGTCGCGCGCAAGCCGGCATCCCTGTCCCATGCCGAAGCGGCCGGCGTGCCCCTGGCCGCCCTCACCGCCTGGGGCCTCGTGGTCGAGACCGCGCACGCGCATGAGGGGCAGCGCATCCTGATCCACGCCGGCAGCGGCGGCGTCGGCCACTTCGCCGTGCAGCTGGCCGCCTACTTCGGTGCCCATGTCACCGCCACCGGCTCCGAGCGCAACCTACCGTGGCTGCGCGAGCTGGGGGCGTCGGTGGTCATCGACTACGCGACCACGCGGTTCGAGGACGTCGCCGGCGACGTCGACGTCGTCATCGACCTCGTCGGCAATGTGCACGACGATACCGGCAGCCGCTCCCTCTCGGTGCTGCGCCCCGGCGGCCTGTACATCCTGGTGCCGACGGGCGGCTGGCCGGGCTATGCCGAGGCGGCCGCCGCGGCGGGCGTGCGCGCGACGTCGTACAAGGTGATCCCCGACGGCGGGGTGCTGGCGACGCTCTCGCGGCTGCTGGAGTCCGGGTCGATCCGGGTCTTCCTCGATCGCGTGTTCGACCTGGATGAGGCCGCCGCGGCGCACACCGAGCTGGAGCGTGGACACACCCGCGGCAAGTCGGTGCTGCGCGTCAGCGACGACTGA
- a CDS encoding ROK family transcriptional regulator, with protein MVDVARGTGMGNPEAGEIFQILRDGRARTKAELATLTGLARSTVSSRVDALLAAGLVRPAGEAVSTGGRPPARIAFNPLAGLTLAVDLGATHVTVAVADLAGHILASRTRPQDIAEGPEAVLDSALADAHTLLDEIDAAPARLVGVGIGVPGPVEHSTGRPTNPPIMPGWDRFDVPGYVQRTFAVPVLVDNDVNILALGEQAVSWPGVNDLVFVKVSTGIGAGIISGGRLQRGAQGSAGDMGHVQVPYSRDSPRPPGDERDLEAIASGTAIAAELRTQGIDARTSADVVALVRLGDPAAIAATRQAGREVGEVLATVVNMLNPSIIVIGGSIAHAGEHLLAGVREVVYRRSIPLATQHLGIVQSQAGETAGVRGAAIMVTQHVLSPANVDALAARA; from the coding sequence ATGGTCGACGTCGCACGGGGCACGGGAATGGGAAACCCCGAGGCCGGCGAGATCTTCCAGATCCTGCGGGACGGGCGCGCGCGCACGAAGGCGGAGCTGGCCACGCTCACCGGACTGGCACGGTCGACGGTCTCATCCCGCGTCGACGCGCTGCTGGCGGCAGGGCTCGTGCGGCCGGCGGGAGAGGCGGTCTCGACCGGCGGACGGCCGCCCGCCCGCATCGCCTTCAACCCGCTCGCCGGGCTCACCCTCGCCGTCGACCTCGGTGCCACCCACGTCACCGTCGCGGTCGCGGACCTCGCGGGGCACATCCTCGCCTCGCGCACGCGCCCGCAGGACATCGCAGAGGGCCCCGAGGCGGTCCTCGACAGCGCCCTCGCCGACGCCCACACACTCCTTGACGAGATCGACGCCGCGCCCGCGCGCCTCGTCGGCGTAGGCATCGGCGTGCCGGGCCCGGTGGAGCACTCCACCGGCCGCCCCACCAACCCGCCCATCATGCCCGGTTGGGACCGGTTCGACGTGCCGGGCTATGTGCAGCGCACCTTTGCCGTCCCCGTGCTCGTCGACAACGACGTGAACATCCTGGCCCTCGGCGAGCAGGCCGTCAGCTGGCCGGGGGTGAACGACCTCGTCTTCGTGAAGGTGTCCACCGGCATCGGCGCGGGGATCATCTCGGGCGGCCGGCTCCAGCGCGGCGCCCAGGGCTCGGCGGGCGACATGGGCCACGTGCAGGTGCCGTACAGCCGTGACTCCCCCCGGCCGCCGGGCGACGAACGCGACCTCGAGGCCATCGCGAGCGGCACCGCGATCGCCGCGGAGCTGCGCACCCAGGGCATCGACGCGCGCACGAGCGCGGACGTCGTGGCCCTGGTGCGCCTGGGCGACCCGGCGGCGATCGCGGCGACCCGCCAGGCGGGGCGCGAGGTCGGCGAGGTGCTCGCGACCGTGGTGAACATGCTGAATCCATCGATCATCGTGATCGGGGGAAGCATCGCCCACGCCGGCGAGCACCTGCTGGCCGGGGTGCGCGAGGTGGTGTACCGCCGGTCCATCCCGCTGGCGACGCAGCACCTCGGAATAGTGCAGTCGCAGGCGGGCGAGACCGCCGGTGTGCGGGGGGCGGCGATCATGGTGACTCAGCACGTGCTGTCTCCCGCCAACGTCGACGCCCTGGCCGCCCGCGCCTGA
- a CDS encoding acylphosphatase, which translates to MRRVHVIVRGEVQGVGYRYTLRMVATDAGASGWVRNRRDGSVEAEIEGTADQVDAVLAWMADGPPGSRVDAAAVTEREAGGGAGFDVLPTA; encoded by the coding sequence ATGAGGCGTGTGCACGTGATCGTCCGCGGCGAGGTGCAGGGCGTCGGCTACCGGTACACCCTGCGGATGGTGGCGACGGATGCCGGCGCATCGGGCTGGGTCCGCAACCGCCGAGACGGCTCGGTCGAGGCCGAGATCGAGGGCACCGCGGACCAGGTCGACGCCGTGCTCGCGTGGATGGCCGACGGCCCGCCGGGCTCTCGCGTCGATGCCGCAGCGGTGACCGAGCGCGAGGCCGGCGGCGGCGCCGGGTTCGACGTCCTGCCCACCGCTTGA
- a CDS encoding 13E12 repeat family protein, whose protein sequence is MTDSTNHLPIGPLSLFALRQEFTENRRLLAACHADVLQSLAELNAIVMREAAAVQSAPRRAAAACAIAEQLGAALGCPAAEAQERMSDAASLIRDYPATFAALRAGEIEIDHVRRIQRGGVGMTDRTTRARFEHAALAIAKQHAADRTEEIKAILVGAAPRLRC, encoded by the coding sequence ATGACCGATTCGACAAACCATCTACCCATCGGACCCCTGTCGCTCTTCGCCCTGAGACAGGAGTTCACGGAGAACCGGCGGCTGCTCGCAGCGTGTCACGCGGACGTATTGCAAAGCCTGGCGGAGCTGAACGCGATCGTGATGAGAGAGGCCGCAGCGGTCCAATCCGCCCCGCGCCGAGCAGCTGCGGCGTGCGCGATCGCGGAGCAACTGGGCGCGGCGCTGGGCTGCCCTGCCGCCGAGGCGCAGGAACGCATGAGCGACGCCGCCAGCCTGATACGCGACTACCCGGCGACGTTCGCGGCGCTCAGGGCAGGCGAGATCGAGATAGATCACGTTCGTCGAATTCAGCGGGGCGGTGTCGGCATGACCGACCGCACGACCCGCGCCCGGTTCGAACATGCTGCGCTCGCGATCGCCAAGCAGCACGCCGCCGACCGGACCGAGGAGATCAAGGCGATACTCGTGGGTGCCGCACCGCGCCTGCGATGCTGA
- the nusG gene encoding transcription termination/antitermination protein NusG, translated as MSEKYVDDADWATAAEQSSEDDEAQEGNVLAEEERASEPAERAAVHIVEDGDGEQDDATEMDDIEIDDPEADAIVNDALEIDQAAEAEAAAEVLNDSLAEEQAERVAEQADEVTPYDGPDVNGEPDAPVEDEGFLADFAAAGRIVDDAEAAEESGDEDEDAEEDPYEAFRSELRSLPGKWYVIHSYAGFERKVKANIEQRKSTLEVEEDIYQVEVPMEDVVEIKNGQRKMVTRVRIPGYVLVRMELNEDTWSVVRHTPGVTGFVGNAHNPTPLRFEEAFNMLKSLVEVKEVASAKGGGAKGSATQARSIPAEVDFEVGETITIKEGSFAGLPGSISEIKPESGKLTVLVSLFERETPVELSFDQVTKL; from the coding sequence GTGTCTGAAAAGTATGTCGACGACGCCGATTGGGCGACCGCTGCCGAGCAGTCCAGCGAGGACGACGAGGCCCAGGAGGGCAACGTGCTCGCCGAAGAAGAGCGCGCATCCGAGCCGGCTGAGCGTGCCGCCGTGCACATCGTCGAGGACGGCGACGGCGAGCAGGACGACGCCACTGAGATGGACGACATCGAGATCGACGACCCCGAGGCTGACGCCATCGTGAACGACGCTCTGGAGATCGACCAGGCTGCCGAGGCTGAGGCCGCCGCCGAGGTGCTCAACGACTCGCTCGCCGAAGAGCAGGCCGAGCGCGTCGCCGAGCAGGCCGACGAGGTCACCCCGTACGACGGCCCCGATGTCAACGGCGAGCCGGACGCACCCGTCGAGGACGAGGGCTTCCTGGCGGACTTCGCCGCCGCCGGCCGCATCGTCGACGACGCCGAGGCTGCGGAAGAGTCCGGGGACGAGGACGAAGACGCCGAAGAGGACCCCTACGAGGCGTTCCGCTCCGAGCTGCGCAGCCTTCCGGGCAAGTGGTACGTCATCCACTCCTACGCCGGTTTCGAGCGCAAGGTGAAGGCCAACATCGAGCAGCGCAAGTCGACGCTCGAGGTCGAAGAGGACATCTATCAGGTCGAGGTCCCCATGGAGGACGTCGTCGAGATCAAGAACGGTCAGCGCAAGATGGTCACGCGCGTCCGGATCCCCGGCTACGTGCTCGTGCGCATGGAGCTCAACGAGGACACCTGGTCGGTCGTGCGTCACACGCCCGGCGTCACCGGCTTCGTCGGCAACGCCCACAACCCGACCCCGCTCCGCTTCGAAGAGGCCTTCAACATGCTGAAGTCCCTCGTCGAGGTCAAGGAGGTCGCCTCCGCCAAGGGTGGCGGCGCCAAGGGATCGGCCACGCAGGCGCGCAGCATTCCCGCCGAGGTCGACTTCGAGGTGGGCGAGACCATCACGATCAAGGAGGGCTCGTTCGCCGGCCTTCCCGGTTCGATCAGCGAGATCAAGCCCGAGAGCGGCAAGCTCACGGTGCTCGTCTCCCTGTTCGAGCGCGAGACCCCTGTCGAGCTGTCGTTCGACCAGGTCACGAAGCTCTGA
- the secE gene encoding preprotein translocase subunit SecE — MVQDESKGEVVANDAPREKKPNFFQRIAIFIRQVFAELRKVVTPTRQELLKFTGVVLGFVVVMMAIVYGLDWVFTWLAQIVFGVPL, encoded by the coding sequence ATGGTCCAGGACGAGTCGAAGGGCGAGGTCGTCGCCAACGACGCGCCGCGCGAGAAGAAGCCCAACTTCTTCCAGCGCATCGCCATCTTCATCCGCCAGGTCTTTGCGGAACTCCGCAAGGTCGTGACACCGACCCGCCAGGAACTCCTGAAGTTCACGGGGGTCGTGCTCGGTTTCGTCGTCGTGATGATGGCGATCGTCTACGGTCTCGACTGGGTGTTCACCTGGTTGGCGCAGATCGTCTTCGGCGTCCCGCTCTGA
- a CDS encoding LysE/ArgO family amino acid transporter produces MLPSLVAGFALGLSLIVAIGAQNLFVLRQGVRREHVAAVAIVCALSDAALIAAGVAGLGIALEAVPWLVDVVRWAGAAFLLGYAVLAARRAWRPSGAALTAGTSQAQPARGETASAPPGATMARTRLAPVLLTCLALTWLNPHVYLDTVFLLGGVATTHGDLRWVFAFGAMAASVVWFFSLAYGARFLGRWLATPRAWRVLDAVIAVVMAVLAVSLVLPH; encoded by the coding sequence GTGCTCCCCTCCCTCGTCGCCGGCTTCGCGCTCGGTCTCTCGCTCATCGTCGCGATCGGCGCGCAGAACCTCTTCGTGCTGCGCCAGGGGGTGCGCCGCGAGCACGTCGCGGCTGTCGCGATCGTGTGCGCGCTGTCGGATGCCGCGCTGATCGCGGCCGGAGTGGCGGGACTCGGCATCGCGCTCGAGGCCGTGCCGTGGCTCGTCGACGTCGTGCGGTGGGCGGGCGCGGCATTCCTGCTCGGCTATGCCGTGCTGGCCGCTCGGCGGGCGTGGCGACCCAGCGGCGCGGCGCTCACCGCCGGCACGTCGCAGGCGCAGCCGGCCCGCGGCGAGACGGCATCCGCCCCACCCGGCGCGACCATGGCGCGGACTCGACTCGCGCCGGTGCTGCTGACCTGCCTCGCACTCACCTGGCTGAACCCGCACGTCTACCTCGACACGGTCTTCCTGCTCGGCGGCGTCGCCACCACCCACGGCGACCTGCGCTGGGTGTTCGCCTTCGGCGCGATGGCCGCGAGCGTCGTGTGGTTCTTCTCGCTCGCCTACGGTGCACGATTCCTCGGGCGGTGGCTGGCGACTCCCCGCGCGTGGCGCGTGCTCGACGCCGTCATCGCCGTCGTGATGGCGGTGCTCGCGGTCAGTCTCGTGCTGCCGCACTGA
- a CDS encoding LysR family transcriptional regulator ArgP produces MPRIPVDLAETLTTVIDEGTLDAAARRLHVTPSAVSQRIKTLEQHMGRVLLVRSKPVRATDAGRAVVRLARQFALLEHDAVRALGGEQAAVTSVPLAVNADSLATWFLPPLARLSRRHPVVFDLHRDDQDFTAGLLESGTVMAAVTSQGAPVAGCAVTALGTLRYEPVATPGFVARWFPDGADVGALAEAPRVDFDRRDDIQRAWLGRRGVDPGAPPRHYVPASHDFASAVALGLGWAMLPRLQSQRALDAGELVLLGDDAVDVPLYWQQWNLRSPLLDAIADELVGEARRVLVSE; encoded by the coding sequence ATGCCTCGAATCCCCGTGGACCTGGCCGAGACCCTGACGACCGTCATCGATGAGGGCACGCTGGATGCCGCGGCGCGGCGCCTGCACGTGACGCCCTCGGCGGTCAGCCAGCGCATCAAGACGCTGGAGCAGCACATGGGCCGTGTACTTCTGGTGCGGTCGAAACCCGTGCGCGCCACGGATGCCGGCCGAGCGGTCGTGCGCCTGGCGCGCCAGTTCGCGCTGCTCGAGCACGATGCGGTGCGTGCGCTCGGCGGCGAGCAGGCGGCGGTGACCTCGGTGCCGCTGGCCGTCAACGCGGATTCGCTGGCGACGTGGTTCCTGCCGCCGCTGGCGCGGCTGTCGCGCCGGCATCCGGTCGTGTTCGATCTGCACCGCGACGACCAGGACTTCACCGCGGGGCTGCTGGAGAGCGGCACGGTGATGGCGGCCGTGACCTCGCAGGGCGCGCCGGTCGCCGGGTGCGCCGTGACCGCGCTCGGCACGCTGCGCTACGAGCCGGTGGCCACGCCCGGCTTCGTGGCGCGGTGGTTCCCCGACGGAGCCGACGTCGGTGCCCTCGCCGAGGCGCCGCGCGTGGACTTCGACCGTCGCGACGACATCCAGCGCGCGTGGCTCGGCCGTCGCGGCGTCGACCCGGGGGCGCCGCCGCGGCACTATGTGCCGGCATCCCACGACTTCGCCTCCGCCGTCGCGCTGGGGCTCGGCTGGGCGATGCTGCCCCGTTTGCAGTCGCAGCGCGCCCTGGATGCCGGAGAGCTCGTGCTGCTGGGCGACGACGCGGTCGACGTGCCGCTGTACTGGCAGCAGTGGAATCTGCGGTCCCCGCTGCTGGATGCGATCGCCGACGAGCTCGTCGGCGAAGCGCGGCGGGTGCTCGTGTCGGAGTGA
- a CDS encoding pyridoxamine 5'-phosphate oxidase family protein, with amino-acid sequence MDQLQEFVDALSDEECWERLAGQKLGRLVTHVKDVLDIFPVNFVVDDGTIVFRTAPGSKLFELTVNDEVLFEADDHDDDDAWSVVVRGHARVLDTTEEVRAADALPLHSWIPTLKYHYVRIEPVALSGRAFARKPEPDRYGIAEY; translated from the coding sequence ATGGACCAGCTGCAGGAGTTCGTCGACGCCCTGTCGGATGAGGAGTGCTGGGAAAGGCTCGCCGGGCAGAAGCTCGGACGCCTCGTCACGCACGTCAAGGACGTGCTGGACATCTTCCCCGTGAACTTCGTCGTCGACGACGGCACCATCGTCTTCCGCACCGCGCCGGGCAGCAAGCTGTTCGAGCTGACTGTCAACGACGAGGTGCTCTTCGAAGCGGACGACCACGATGACGACGACGCGTGGAGCGTGGTGGTGCGCGGGCACGCCCGGGTGCTTGACACGACCGAAGAGGTGCGCGCGGCCGACGCGCTGCCGCTTCATTCGTGGATCCCCACCCTCAAGTACCACTACGTGCGGATCGAGCCCGTTGCACTTTCGGGGCGCGCTTTCGCCCGTAAGCCCGAGCCCGACCGCTACGGGATCGCGGAATACTGA
- a CDS encoding NAD-dependent succinate-semialdehyde dehydrogenase — protein MSTYAVVNPATGETLATYPTATAAEVEQAIAVADEAARGWLRESSADERARLLRRVAELHRERRDDLAAIIVREMGKPLAAAEGEVDFAADITEYYADHIGEITGDTPVDILGEGTAVIRRAPLGVLLGIMPWNFPYYQVARFAAPNIAIGNAILLKHASQCPQSAEAIEKIYADAGFPAGVYTDLRLTNEQAAEVIADRRVQGVSVTGSERAGAAVAEVVGRNLKKAVLELGGSDPFLLLSTDDLDQAVQAAVDARLDNVGQSCNGAKRFLVVDDLYDAFLEKFTAAMAAATVGDPFAEDTVLGPLSSVTAAERLAEQVDRAVAQGATLVTGGTRDGAFYPGTVLTGVTRDMDAYREEFFGPVGVVYRVADEDEAIEIANDTGFGLGSYVFTTDPEQAQRVADRIDAGMVYVNVVLADSPELPFGGVKRSGTGRELGLLAADEFVNKKLIRVAPTA, from the coding sequence ATGAGCACGTACGCCGTCGTGAACCCCGCCACGGGGGAGACCCTCGCCACCTATCCCACCGCCACCGCCGCCGAGGTCGAGCAGGCCATCGCCGTCGCAGACGAGGCCGCGCGCGGCTGGCTGCGCGAGTCGTCGGCCGACGAGCGGGCGCGGCTGCTGCGCCGGGTCGCCGAGCTCCACCGCGAGCGCCGGGACGACCTCGCCGCGATCATCGTGCGGGAGATGGGCAAGCCCTTGGCCGCCGCCGAGGGCGAGGTGGACTTCGCCGCAGACATCACCGAGTACTACGCCGACCACATCGGCGAGATCACCGGCGACACCCCCGTGGACATCCTGGGGGAGGGGACCGCGGTCATCCGCCGTGCGCCGCTCGGAGTGCTGCTGGGGATCATGCCGTGGAACTTCCCCTACTACCAGGTGGCGCGCTTCGCGGCCCCGAACATCGCGATCGGCAACGCGATCCTGCTCAAGCACGCATCACAGTGCCCGCAGTCGGCCGAGGCGATCGAGAAGATCTACGCCGACGCCGGCTTCCCGGCAGGGGTGTACACCGACCTGCGCCTGACCAACGAGCAGGCCGCCGAGGTCATCGCCGACCGCCGCGTGCAGGGCGTGTCGGTGACCGGTTCCGAGCGCGCGGGCGCGGCCGTGGCCGAGGTGGTCGGACGCAACCTGAAGAAGGCCGTGCTGGAGTTGGGTGGTTCCGACCCGTTCCTGCTGCTTTCCACCGACGACCTCGACCAGGCGGTGCAGGCCGCCGTCGACGCGCGGCTGGACAACGTCGGACAGTCCTGCAACGGTGCCAAGCGCTTCCTCGTGGTCGATGACCTCTACGACGCCTTCCTCGAGAAGTTCACGGCCGCGATGGCCGCCGCCACCGTGGGCGACCCGTTCGCAGAAGACACCGTGCTCGGCCCGCTGTCATCGGTGACTGCCGCGGAGCGCCTGGCCGAGCAGGTCGACCGCGCCGTGGCGCAGGGCGCGACGCTGGTCACAGGGGGCACCCGCGACGGCGCGTTCTACCCCGGCACCGTGCTGACGGGGGTCACGCGCGACATGGACGCCTACCGCGAGGAGTTCTTCGGTCCCGTGGGCGTCGTGTACCGGGTCGCCGACGAGGACGAGGCGATCGAGATCGCCAACGACACCGGGTTCGGCCTGGGCTCGTACGTCTTCACCACCGACCCGGAGCAGGCGCAGCGCGTGGCCGATCGTATCGATGCCGGGATGGTCTACGTCAACGTCGTGCTGGCGGATTCGCCGGAGCTGCCCTTCGGGGGAGTCAAGCGCAGCGGCACGGGGCGGGAGCTCGGACTGCTCGCGGCCGACGAGTTCGTCAACAAGAAGCTGATCCGCGTCGCGCCGACTGCCTGA